Proteins co-encoded in one Arachis hypogaea cultivar Tifrunner chromosome 11, arahy.Tifrunner.gnm2.J5K5, whole genome shotgun sequence genomic window:
- the LOC112722571 gene encoding diacylglycerol kinase 1 has translation MDEDRDFEMLLYSWNTKNPTDRLFIISCCIAALVGILTIAYTAFQWRRNINLSWMKAIARSKKNPKARHKVPVAPHTWTLESVSRAKNLNCCVCFKSMSPSQTLGPIVASDSFIHRCGICGAVAHLSCSSSAHKDCKCVSMVGYEHVMHQWAVRWTDVADHPDETSYCSYCEEPCSGTFLSGSPIWSCLWCQRLVHVDCHGTMSSESGDICDLGPFKRLILSPLHVKELNRNMAGGFLSTITHGANEIASSVRASIRNQSKKYKHGSEQSAESENGEGTGEMSTESTGDSHQIANGHHEVDEKNNGVISKEAQHQDGDVVKKMDRKPSLKRNSSFNLKDELLGIKQKYELIDLPPDARPLLVFINKKSGAQRGDSLRLRLNILLNPVQVFELSSSQGPEMGLHLFRKVPHFRVLVCGGDGTVGWVLNAIDKQNFASPPPVAILPAGTGNDLARVLSWGSGLGPVERQGGLSTLLHHIEHAAVTILDRWKVSISNTHEKQQLQPPKFLNNYLGIGCDAKVALDIHNMREENPDKFYNQFMNKVLYAREGAKGIMDRTFADFPWQIRVEVDGVEIEVPEDAEGVLVANIGSYMGGVDLWQNEDESYDNFDPQSMHDKILEVVSISGTWHLGKLQVGLSRARRLAQGQSIKIQLFAPFPVQIDGEPWSQQPCTISIAHHGQAFMLKRAAEEPLGHAAAIITDVLENAESNNVINASQKRALLQEMALKLS, from the exons ATGGACGAGGACAGGGATTTTGAGATGTTGCTTTACAGTTGGAATACCAAAAATCCAACTGATCGGCTTTTCATTATATCATGTTGCATTGCTGCCCTTGTTGGAATTTTGACCATAGCATATACGGCTTTTCAGTGGAGGAGAAACATCAACCTCAGTTGGATGAAAGCCATAGCTAGATCAAAGAAAAACCCCAAGGCCAGGCACAAAGTTCCTGTGGCCCCTCATACTTGGACACTAGAATCCGTATCTCGTGCTAAGAATTTAAACTGCTGTGTATGTTTTAAGTCCATGTCGCCCTCTCAAACGCTGGGTCCTATAGTAGCTTCGGATAGTTTTATACACCGTTGTGGTATATGTGGTGCAGTAGCACATCTAAGTTGTTCTTCTAGTGCCCACAAGGACTGTAAGTGTGTCTCTATGGTTGGATATGAGCATGTCATGCACCAATGGGCTGTTCGTTGGACAGATGTTGCGGATCATCCTGATGAAACCTCTTACTGTAGTTACTGTGAGGAGCCATGTAGTGGGACATTCCTCAGTGGCTCCCCTATTTGGTCTTGCTTATGGTGTCAACGTTTGGTACATGTTGATTGTCATGGTACAATGTCTAGTGAATCGGGTGATATATGTGATTTAGGCCCATTTAAAAGATTGATATTATCACCATTGCATGTCAAGGAGTTGAACAGGAACATGGCAGGGGGTTTCTTAAGCACAATTACTCATGGGGCAAATGAGATAGCATCTTCAGTTCGGGCAAGTATTAGGAATCAGAGCAAAAAGTATAAGCATGGAAGTGAACAATCAGCTGAATCCGAGAATGGTGAAGGCACTGGTGAAATGTCCACAGAAAGCACTGGTGATTCTCATCAAATAGCCAATGGTCACCATGAAGTGGATGAAAAAAATAATGGTGTCATAAGTAAGGAGGCTCAACATCAGGATGGTGATGTAGTTAAAAAGATGGATAGAAAACCCAGTCTTAAACGCAATTCTTCATTCAATCTGAAGGATGAGTTACTAGGGATTAAACAGAAATATGAGCTGATTGATTTGCCTCCAGATGCAAGACCGTTGTTAGTGTTTATAAACAAGAAGAGTGGTGCCCAGCGCGGAGACTCACTTAGGCTGCGCCTGAATATTCTTTTAAACCCTGTTCAG GTGTTTGAATTGAGCTCATCACAGGGGCCAGAGATGGGACTTCATTTATTTAGGAAGGTGCCTCATTTCAGGGTTCTTGTGTGTGGGGGAGATGGAACTGTTGGCTGGGTTCTGAATGCTATAGATAAGCAAAATTTTGCTTCCCCTCCCCCAGTTGCTATTCTTCCTGCTGGTACAGGAAATGATCTGGCTAGAGTTCTCTCTTGGGGAAGTGGATTGGGACCTGTGGAGAGGCAGGGGGGGCTTAGCACACTGTTGCATCACATAGAACATGCTGCTGTAACTATTCTTGACCGGTGGAAGGTATCTATTAGTAATACACATGAGAAGCAACAGCTCCAACCGCCGAAGTTTTTGAACAATTACCTTG GAATTGGATGTGATGCAAAGGTTGCTTTGGACATTCATAATATGCGGGAAGAAAATCCAGATAAATTTTATAACCAG TTTATGAACAAAGTTCTATACGCTAGAGAAGGTGCTAAAGGTATTATGGATAGGACCTTTGCAGATTTCCCCTGGCAGATTAGAGTTGAGGTGGATGGAGTTGAAATTGAGGTCCCTGAG GATGCAGAAGGTGTTCTTGTTGCAAATATTGGAAGCTACATGGGTGGTGTAGATTTGTGGCAAAATGAGGACGAAAGTTATGATAATTTTGATCCTCAATCCATGCATGATAAGATACTTGAAGTTGTGAGCATATCCGGGACATGGCACCTTGGAAAGCTTCAG GTTGGGCTTTCTCGTGCTCGAAGACTTGCACAAGGACAGTCAATTAAGATACAATTGTTTGCTCCATTTCCTGTTCAGATTGATGGAGAGCCTTGGTCTCAGCAACCTTGTACAATTTCCATAGCCCATCATGGCCAG GCCTTCATGTTGAAGAGGGCGGCTGAGGAACCTCTTGGCCATGCAGCAGCAATAATCACTGACGTGCTTGAGAATGCTGAATCAAACAATGTAATTAATGCCTCACAAAAGCGAGCGCTTCTTCAAGAAATGGCACTGAAGCTGTCCTAG